The following is a genomic window from Nitrospirota bacterium.
CAATGGTAACGATTACAACAAGCAGGGGATGTCCTTTTAAATGCACCTTTTGCGTCTACCCTCAAACGCTGATGGGCAGCGGCTTTCGAACGAGGAGCGTTACGAATGTCGTCGACGAAATAGAATATATCGTGGAAAATTTCCCCCAAACAAAGGCGATCTTTTTTGAGGATGATACACTTACTGTCAACAAAAATAGATGCATTGAATTGTCGGAGCGGATAATAAAGAAAAAGATAAAAATATCATGGACTGCTAATGCCAGGGTCGGGCTTGATTTTGAGACAATGAAGATAATGAAAGAGGCGGGATGCAGGTCATTCTGCGTCGGCTTTGAAAGCGGGAGCCAGATGATCCTCGACAACATGAAAAAGAATATTAAACGTGAGAAAATGTTTGAATTTATGAAAAATGCAAAAAAGGCGGGCATCCTTATTCACGGCTGTTTTATGGCCGGTCTGCCAGGCGAGACAAAAGAGACAATGAAACAAACCCTTGACCTTGCCAAACGCCTTAATCCCGATACAATGCAGTTTTATCCTGTGATGGTCTATCCCGGAACCGAGGCTTACCATTGGTATAAAGACAGGGGATACCTTATCACGGAAGACTTTTCCAAATGGCTCACCCCCGGCGGCTTGCATAACACCGTAATTAAAACACAGGAATTGTCACCCGGTGAGATGGTAAAATTCTGCGATGACGCGAGAAGGAAATTTTATCTCAGGCCCGCGTATCTTTTTTACAAGATAAGGCAGATGGTCTTTTCCCCGAGGGAGATCAGAAGGACCCTCAAGTCCGCAAAGACATTTTTAAAATATCTCTTCAGAGGCTCCGATATTACGGAGTAAAAATGATACTGTACTCGGTCATAATTCCAGCTTATAATGCAGATGGTACGATTGGGAAATGTCTTGAATCTTTAATGAATCAGTCTGTCCCGAA
Proteins encoded in this region:
- a CDS encoding radical SAM protein — protein: MKILLLNPPFLKKFSRPQRSPAVTKSGTLYFPMWLAYAAGVLMENGFEVELIDAPADDYSMEDVAEKAKKLQPDIIVIDTSTPSIYNDTSIAGKLKEICPSSFIALVGTHVSALPEETLNLNNKIDAIARHEYDYTLLDLAKTLEKGGDLNNVKGISFRSGKGITHIPDRSYIENLDELPFVSRVYKKFLKIENYFNPNALYPMVTITTSRGCPFKCTFCVYPQTLMGSGFRTRSVTNVVDEIEYIVENFPQTKAIFFEDDTLTVNKNRCIELSERIIKKKIKISWTANARVGLDFETMKIMKEAGCRSFCVGFESGSQMILDNMKKNIKREKMFEFMKNAKKAGILIHGCFMAGLPGETKETMKQTLDLAKRLNPDTMQFYPVMVYPGTEAYHWYKDRGYLITEDFSKWLTPGGLHNTVIKTQELSPGEMVKFCDDARRKFYLRPAYLFYKIRQMVFSPREIRRTLKSAKTFLKYLFRGSDITE